A stretch of the Streptosporangium sp. NBC_01755 genome encodes the following:
- a CDS encoding FAD-binding domain-containing protein yields the protein MANNYGNWQWVAGTGNDTRPNRPVNHIRQAKRYDPDGEYVRRYVPELAALPKRVIHEPWKLPSGLPGYPAPLVSVN from the coding sequence GTGGCCAACAACTACGGCAACTGGCAGTGGGTCGCGGGGACCGGCAACGACACCCGGCCCAACCGGCCCGTCAACCACATCCGGCAGGCCAAGAGGTACGACCCGGACGGCGAGTACGTCCGCCGCTACGTCCCCGAGCTCGCCGCCCTGCCGAAGCGGGTGATCCACGAGCCGTGGAAACTGCCCTCGGGCCTCCCCGGCTACCCCGCGCCGCTCGTCTCCGTGAACTGA
- a CDS encoding MerR family transcriptional regulator yields the protein MTADEEPGYGIGAVSRRLGVPAPTLRTWNLRYGVGPSRRSPGGHRRYDTRDLWRLEEMNRLIRSGVPPADAAREVLRVEAVPSAVPEVRTEEIPSPLAERPGIPTAAMLARAAMTLDSRTVYDWMEASLARNGVPWTWERLVMPVFETICDRQAESGASVEIEHLFSDRLLAALIRLTARPARPVNTRPVLLACAEDEQHSLPIYALAATLTTDHRVETRVLGARTPYPALADAMRRLGPSVVFVWSQLPATGDPAPLASLPVLRPPSLVVAGGMGWREGLPTSVRHVTSFQDALTRVLTALA from the coding sequence GTGACCGCTGATGAGGAGCCGGGATACGGCATCGGCGCCGTCTCACGACGCCTCGGCGTGCCCGCCCCCACGCTGCGGACCTGGAACCTACGCTACGGCGTGGGCCCGAGCCGCCGGAGCCCCGGGGGGCATCGACGCTACGACACCCGCGACCTGTGGCGCCTGGAGGAGATGAACCGGCTCATCAGGAGCGGAGTTCCCCCCGCCGACGCGGCACGGGAGGTCCTGCGGGTCGAGGCCGTCCCATCGGCGGTTCCGGAGGTGCGCACCGAGGAGATCCCCTCCCCCCTGGCGGAGCGGCCCGGCATCCCCACGGCGGCGATGCTGGCGCGGGCGGCCATGACGCTGGACAGCCGAACCGTCTACGACTGGATGGAGGCGTCGCTGGCCAGGAACGGCGTACCGTGGACCTGGGAGCGGCTGGTGATGCCGGTCTTCGAGACGATCTGCGACCGCCAGGCCGAGAGCGGCGCGAGCGTCGAGATCGAGCACCTGTTCTCCGACCGGCTGCTGGCGGCGCTGATCCGGCTCACCGCACGCCCCGCCCGGCCGGTCAACACTCGCCCCGTGCTGCTCGCCTGCGCCGAGGACGAGCAGCACAGCCTGCCGATCTACGCACTGGCCGCCACGCTGACCACCGACCATCGGGTGGAGACCCGGGTGCTGGGCGCCAGGACCCCGTACCCGGCGCTGGCGGACGCGATGCGCCGGCTGGGCCCCTCGGTGGTCTTCGTCTGGTCCCAGCTGCCCGCCACCGGTGACCCTGCCCCTCTCGCGTCGCTGCCCGTGCTCCGTCCGCCGAGCCTGGTCGTCGCGGGCGGTATGGGCTGGCGGGAGGGGCTGCCGACATCGGTCCGCCACGTCACGTCGTTCCAGGACGCGCTCACCCGCGTCCTCACCGCCCTGGCCTAG
- a CDS encoding sigma-70 family RNA polymerase sigma factor — translation MTDTLNIRFAEGDDAALAECFRAHGSLIRSYLRRFVPQQEIEDLQQVVFAEVWRSRHRFDPARSLPAWMLGIAHKRAVDRLRMRTLPTVPLDVVADPAGDDGRVDGDGMAERDQVRRALAKLPESQRQAIELAYYGDLTQREIAERLSVPLGTVKARTARGLRRLSDILTPAAA, via the coding sequence ATGACGGACACCCTGAACATCCGGTTCGCCGAGGGCGACGATGCGGCCCTGGCCGAGTGCTTCCGCGCCCACGGTTCCCTCATCCGCTCCTACCTTCGGCGATTCGTACCGCAGCAGGAGATCGAGGACCTTCAGCAGGTCGTGTTCGCCGAGGTCTGGCGGTCACGGCACCGCTTCGACCCGGCCCGCAGCCTCCCCGCCTGGATGCTCGGCATCGCGCACAAGCGCGCGGTCGACCGGCTTCGGATGCGCACCCTGCCTACGGTGCCGCTGGACGTGGTGGCGGATCCGGCCGGCGACGACGGCAGGGTCGACGGCGACGGCATGGCCGAGCGCGACCAGGTGCGCCGGGCGCTGGCCAAGCTGCCCGAGTCACAGCGCCAGGCGATCGAACTGGCCTACTACGGCGACCTGACCCAGCGGGAGATCGCCGAGAGGTTGAGCGTCCCGCTCGGCACGGTCAAGGCCCGTACCGCCCGCGGTCTGCGCCGCCTGTCCGACATCCTCACCCCGGCCGCGGCGTGA
- a CDS encoding uracil-DNA glycosylase: MAARPLNEVVEAGWAKALEPVAEKIAEMGEFLRREVAEGRQYLPSGADVLRAFQQPFDQVKVLIVGQDPYPTPGHPIGLSFSVAADVRPIPASLRNIYKELTEDLGLPMPGNGDLTPWTEQGVLLLNRVLTVMPGKPASHRGKGWEEVTEQAIKALVAREQPMVAILWGRDARNLRPMLGKVPAIESAHPSPLSARSGFFGSRPFSKTNELLQQQGALPVEWKLP, encoded by the coding sequence ATGGCCGCACGTCCCTTGAACGAAGTTGTGGAAGCCGGGTGGGCCAAGGCCCTGGAACCCGTCGCCGAGAAGATCGCCGAGATGGGCGAGTTCCTCCGGAGGGAAGTGGCGGAGGGCAGGCAGTACCTTCCGTCCGGGGCCGATGTGCTCCGCGCCTTCCAGCAGCCCTTTGACCAGGTCAAGGTGCTGATCGTGGGGCAGGATCCGTACCCCACGCCGGGTCATCCCATCGGTCTGAGCTTCTCCGTCGCCGCGGACGTACGCCCGATCCCGGCCAGCCTGCGCAACATCTACAAGGAGCTCACCGAGGATCTCGGACTGCCGATGCCGGGCAACGGCGACCTGACCCCCTGGACCGAACAGGGCGTGCTCCTGCTCAACCGGGTGCTCACCGTCATGCCGGGCAAGCCCGCCTCGCACCGGGGCAAGGGCTGGGAGGAGGTCACCGAGCAGGCCATCAAGGCCCTCGTCGCGCGCGAGCAGCCGATGGTGGCGATCCTGTGGGGGCGTGACGCCCGTAACCTGCGCCCGATGCTCGGCAAGGTCCCGGCCATCGAGTCGGCCCACCCCAGCCCCCTGTCGGCCCGCAGCGGCTTCTTCGGCTCCCGCCCGTTCAGCAAGACGAACGAGCTTCTCCAGCAGCAGGGCGCGCTCCCCGTGGAGTGGAAGCTCCCCTAG